The nucleotide window CGGCAAGGTGATGGAGGATTCGGGTGCTGCCGACAGCGTCGCCCACTGGGTGGTGCAAAGGCTTGGTATGAAACATGCCGCCCTTGCGGTGATTCTTGCCTGTGCAGTCCTTACCTACGGCGGCGTCAGTGTTTTTGTGGTGGCCTTTTCGGTCTTTCCCATGGCCCTGAGCCTGTTCAAACAGGCCAACCTGCCGCGCCGTTTCATTCCGGCGGCTCTGGCCTTTGGGTCCGTCACTTTCACCATGACCAGCGCCGGATCGGTCGAAATCCAGAATTTCCTGCCGTCGGGATATCTTGGCACCAATCATTTTGCCGGCTGGCAGGTGAGTATTATTGTCGCCCTGTTCATGGCATCCTGCGGGATTTTCTGGTTTGAAAAAATGATGACCAGGGCAAAAGTCAACGGTGAGGTATTTGACGTCCGGGAAGGGGACCCGGAAGAAAAGAATTATGACAATCTGCCCAATCCGCTGATGGGCTTTGTGCCGCTGATCATTGTTCTTGGCACCAGTTTCTATTTCAGTGTGATTCTTGATTACGGCAAGTCGGCGCTGGTGGTGGCGCTGCTGGGCGGACTGTTGTCCTCCATCGTGATTTACCGGAAACATTTCAATAACCTCGGGACGGCCCTGTCGGTGGCCACCCTGGGCGCCCTGATTGCCATCAGCAATACCTGTGCCGTTGTAGGCTTCGGCAGTATCGCCAAACTGACACCGGCGTTCCAGGTGGCACTGGACTATATGACCCACCTGCCGGGCAATGAGTTGATCGGGGCCGCGGTGGCAGTCAGTGTGATTGCGGCCTTGACCGGGTCCGCGTCCGGTGGCCAGGCCATTGCCCTGCCGCTGCTTGCTCCCCATTATCTGGACCAGGGGGTGGATCCGGAAGCCCTGCACCGGGTGGTGGCCATTTCATCGGGCGGGCTCGACAGCCTGCCGCATAACGGTTATGTGGTGACCACGATCCGCGCTATATGCGGAGAGACTCATCAATCCGCCTATCTGCCGGTGGCGGCGCTGACGGTGGTGATTCCCTTTATCGGCGCCATTCTGGCCATCGTTCTGTTCCTGCTTGGACTTTAAGGTTCTCTGTGTCATAAGAAATTTATGTCAAAGAAACCCGAAGATTTTGCAGAATTCATCCGCACTCTTGGCCGCGGTCCGACCAAATCCCGTCACCTGACCCGGGAGGAGGCCAGGGAGGCCTTTGCCGGCGCCCTCAGTGGGGAAATGGCCGACCTGCAGATCGGGGCGTTGCTCTTGCTGTTGCGCTACCGGAGCGAGGATGCGGCAGAGCTCGCCGGCATCGTGGAAGCAATCCGAAGCAGCCTCGATATGGCGCCGATCACGGACTATCAGGACCTGATTGACTGGCCGAGCTATTCGGCCGGCAAAAGCCGGGGCCTGCCGTGGTTCCTGCTTTCGGCCAAACTGCTGTCGGAAAATGGACACAAGGTTTTCATGCATGGCTATAACAGCCATCTGGAGAACGGCATTCCGACCGGGGACTGTCTTGATGTGATCGGGGAAAAGGCCTGTGTCAGCCTTGCCGTGGCTTCGGATAAACTGGCCCGCGATAATTTTGCCTTCCTGCCGTTGCGTCATTTCTGTCCGCGCATTCTGGAATTCCTGCAGATGCGCAACTTGCTCGGGGTGCGTTCGATCATCAATACGGCGGTGCGGCTGATAAATCCATTGCATGCGGATACCCTGTTTCTGGGGATCTTCCATCCGGCCTATATCAATCTGAACCGGGAAGCCGCGCAAATTCTGGAACAACCGAGGCTTGGCGTCATCAAGGGCGGCGGCGGCGAGGCGGAACGCACGCCTTTCAAGCCGATTGCGCTTTATACCGTCATTAAGGGATCGGAAGACAAAACCAGCTGGCCGGCCACGCTCAAGGAAGCTGAACAGGGGGAACGAAATGTCTCTCTCGATCATTTCCGCGAAGTCTGGTATGGTAAGGTTGAAGATCCCGTCGCCCTCAGGACCATTCTGGGCACCGCCGCGCAGGCCTTGTATCTTAAGGGTGTCGCACGGGATATCCCGGAAGCCGAAGTTCTGGCGCTCACCTGCTGGGAGAAACATCTGTCATCCTGAACAGGGAGGGAACCGTTATGAAACGCGTTGTTGGGCCAGGAGGTTTTTTTATCAAGGTCAAGGACCGGGAAAAACTGCAGCAATGGTATGAACGTCATCTCGGGGTGGAATTCGACGGGTATAACAGCATGAAGTTCCAGATGAATGAGGACGGGGAAAACCCGAAAGAGTCCTATGTTCTAATCTCCATGTTCAAGGAGGAGACGGATTATTTTGGTCCCCATGGGCACAGCTTCATGTTTAATTTCCGGGTGGATGACCTTGATCGGGTCGTTGCGGAACTGGAAGCAGAAGGCGTGGACGTCCTGCCCGAGCGGGAGGACGGGGATTACGGCAAGTTTGCCTGGATATTTGATCCCGAGGGTCACAAAATTGAATTGTGGGAACCGCCCCTGAAAGCCGCCCTCGCGGAAACTGATCAGAATACGCTCTAGGATGTTGTCGGGCTCGGGGCAAGATCCGGCCGCATATCCCGCACTGTTTTCATGACCCAGAGGAATGACACCGTGCCAGCGATGATATTGCAGGCGCTGGTGATGCCATAGATGACCGGCAGGTCATAATAAAGTGAGGCGAAATAGATCAGCGGCAGGGGCAGGACCACGGTCCGCATGGTGCTGACGATGACCCCCGGCAATGGCCGGCCGATGCCATTGAAAGACGCATTGGCCGACATGACAAAACCATAGGCGCCATAAGACAGCGGGATCAGATAGAGGTAGGCCACCGCTTTTTCAATAATGAAGGGATCGTCGCTGAACTGGCTGGCAAGGACGTTGGCGAGCAGGGCGATGGTTAGGGCCAGAACCGCTCCCCAGACCAGGCAGAAGGTGAGGCAGATTTTCAACGCCTCTTCAATGCGGTCGAATTTGTGGGCGCTCAGGTTCTGTCCCACGACCGGGCCGATGACGGCCGACAGGGCGAAGAAAAAGACCAGGCAGAGG belongs to Emcibacter sp. and includes:
- a CDS encoding SLC13 family permease; protein product: MLSMAGLVGGLILLIVLTIRGVNILIAAPICALIVAISSGIAILPPMAGEGQASFTADYMTGFAGFLRDWFIVFLLGAMFGKVMEDSGAADSVAHWVVQRLGMKHAALAVILACAVLTYGGVSVFVVAFSVFPMALSLFKQANLPRRFIPAALAFGSVTFTMTSAGSVEIQNFLPSGYLGTNHFAGWQVSIIVALFMASCGIFWFEKMMTRAKVNGEVFDVREGDPEEKNYDNLPNPLMGFVPLIIVLGTSFYFSVILDYGKSALVVALLGGLLSSIVIYRKHFNNLGTALSVATLGALIAISNTCAVVGFGSIAKLTPAFQVALDYMTHLPGNELIGAAVAVSVIAALTGSASGGQAIALPLLAPHYLDQGVDPEALHRVVAISSGGLDSLPHNGYVVTTIRAICGETHQSAYLPVAALTVVIPFIGAILAIVLFLLGL
- a CDS encoding glycosyl transferase family protein; the protein is MSKKPEDFAEFIRTLGRGPTKSRHLTREEAREAFAGALSGEMADLQIGALLLLLRYRSEDAAELAGIVEAIRSSLDMAPITDYQDLIDWPSYSAGKSRGLPWFLLSAKLLSENGHKVFMHGYNSHLENGIPTGDCLDVIGEKACVSLAVASDKLARDNFAFLPLRHFCPRILEFLQMRNLLGVRSIINTAVRLINPLHADTLFLGIFHPAYINLNREAAQILEQPRLGVIKGGGGEAERTPFKPIALYTVIKGSEDKTSWPATLKEAEQGERNVSLDHFREVWYGKVEDPVALRTILGTAAQALYLKGVARDIPEAEVLALTCWEKHLSS
- a CDS encoding VOC family protein: MKRVVGPGGFFIKVKDREKLQQWYERHLGVEFDGYNSMKFQMNEDGENPKESYVLISMFKEETDYFGPHGHSFMFNFRVDDLDRVVAELEAEGVDVLPEREDGDYGKFAWIFDPEGHKIELWEPPLKAALAETDQNTL